The following proteins are co-located in the Microbacterium immunditiarum genome:
- a CDS encoding TetR/AcrR family transcriptional regulator, with product MPRISAPTVAEHRAMQRAALVRAGEEVLLEGGLAGVNPRTVSERAGMARSSFYDYFPTKDDLLVAIAIDAIERWDAEVEEALAGVEPGLPQLRAFVDATMAMTAEGKHAIAGVLREADLSPSRFEDLMTLHDALLRPVLAVLGELGVAEPQTAAVLVEGVLGAGIRLVSHGADHGAVADDVYRMLTRGPVS from the coding sequence ATGCCGAGGATCTCCGCTCCCACCGTCGCCGAGCACCGCGCCATGCAGCGCGCCGCGCTCGTGCGCGCGGGGGAGGAGGTGCTGCTCGAGGGCGGGCTCGCGGGAGTCAACCCGCGCACCGTGAGTGAGCGCGCGGGCATGGCGAGGTCGAGCTTCTACGACTACTTCCCCACGAAGGACGACCTCCTGGTCGCGATCGCGATCGACGCCATCGAGCGGTGGGACGCCGAGGTCGAGGAGGCGCTCGCGGGAGTCGAGCCGGGACTGCCGCAGTTGCGCGCGTTCGTCGATGCGACGATGGCGATGACTGCCGAGGGCAAGCACGCGATCGCGGGCGTGCTGCGCGAAGCGGACCTGAGCCCGAGCCGGTTCGAAGACCTCATGACGCTGCACGACGCGCTGCTGCGGCCGGTCCTTGCCGTGCTGGGAGAGCTCGGGGTGGCGGAGCCGCAGACGGCGGCGGTGCTCGTCGAGGGGGTGCTCGGCGCCGGCATCCGGCTCGTCTCGCACGGGGCCGACCACGGGGCGGTGGCCGATGACGTGTACCGGATGCTGACGCGGGGGCCGGTCTCGTAG